AGGTGGCGGTTGGAGTGCATTGTTTTTTAACAATCATGATCAGCCAAGGGCGATCTCTCGCTTTTTGGATGATGGCGAATACCATGCGGAAAGCGCCAAGCTGCTGGCAACCACGTTACATGGTCTTCAAGGAACGCCCTATATATTTCAAGGTGAAGAGATTGGGATGGCCAACCCGCAGTGGGCAGATATTGAAGAGTTTCGGGATGTTGAATCTCTGAATATGTATCGTATCTTACAGGAACAAGGCAAAAGTGCAGAAGAAGCATTGAATATCATTCGAGAGCGGTCTCGTGATAATTCGAGAACACCGATGCAGTGGGATGGCACTCGCAATGCGGGCTTCACTACAGGCACGCCTTGGATTAAGGTAGATGAACGATATCCACGGATTAATGTTCAGGCTCAGTTAGAGGACCCGAACTCGATCTACAATCATTACCGTCAGCTGATTCATCTGCGTAAGACGGTGCAGGTCCTTACTGACGGGAGTTATCAACGTTTGGACGAAGCTCATCCTCAGGTCTACGCCTATCAACGCAGCAATGAAGAGGAGACTTTGATCGTCATCTCTAATTTTAGCGGACAGGATACGCAATTCCGTATACCGGATTCATTGTATTCATCATTAAACAATCAAGCGTTGGGTGCGGCTGAGCTTTTAATTGGTAATACCCAGCACGCCCCGGAGCTAAAACAAGAGATCACTTTGACCCCATATGCTTCATATATGTGGATTGTCCGTAGTCTTAGTGAATAGTATGGAGATAACTAGTAGTACCCCGGGGATATTATTTTTATAACCGGGGTTGTTGCTAAAAAAAGAGCAAACGTTAAGGGAGTGGGCTAGATGGCGATTGAAAGATCACAGGTAGAAGACATTATAAAAGCCGTTGGTGGCAAAGACAACATAGAGGCCTCTACGCATTGCGTAACTCGTCTGCGATTTGCCCTTTATGATGATAAGCTGGTAGATAAAGATGCACTTGAACAAAATGATTTGGTCAAAGGCCAATTTTCTTCACAAGGACAGTATCAGGTCGTGATTGGTCCAGGCCTGGTGGATAAGGTATATAACGAAATGATCTCCATTACAGGAGGTAGTCGGGCTTCTAAAGACGATGTCAAAAATGCAGCAAGCAAAAAACAAAATCCAATTCAGCGTGCCATCAAGACGCTGGCAGATATTTTTATCCCCATCTTGCCCGCAATCGTGACTGCAGGTTTATTACTTGGAATAAATAATATTTTGACAGGCAAGGGGATTTTCTTCGAAGGTATGGCTCTGGTTCAGGTCTATCCTCAATGGACTGACTTTGCTGCTATCATTAACACCATTGCCAGCACCGCTTTTACATTCCTACCTGCCTTAATTGGATGGTCAGCCGTTGTCCGGTTTGGCGGCAGTCCTTTACTCGGGATTGTACTGGGTCTGATTCTGGTTCACCCAGATCTATTAAGTGCATACGGTTATGCGGATGCCGTTACCAAAGGAACCGTTCCGGTTTGGAATTTGTTTGGGTGGGAAGTGAACAAGATTGGTTATCAAGGACAGGTTTTACCTGTTTTAGTATCCGCTTACGTACTTGCACAAATTGAAAAATTCCTAAATAAAAAGATAGCGGATTCATTTAAGCTGTTACTCGTAGCACCGATTACATTATTAATAACGGGATTTCTGGCTTTTACAGTGATCGGTCCGGTTACTTTTATGATTGGTAATGCTATTACGTCTGGTCTTGTATACGTTTTCGATTGGGCTCCTGCGGTGGGAGGCTTGATCTATGGAGGCTTGTACTCCTTGCTCGTGATCACGGGAATGCACCATACTTTCCTGGCGGTGGATGTGCAATTAATTGGTACGCAGGGTGGAACGTTCCTCTGGCCGATGCTGGCTCTGTCCAATATCGCTCAGGGGGCCGGAGCATTGGCCATGATGCTGGTATTGAAGGAGCAAAAGGGAAAAGGGTTGGCTCTTACCTCTTCTGTGTCTGCTTTTCTGGGTGTAACCGAGCCTGCCATATTCGGGGTGAATATCCGATATAAATATCCGTTCGTATTTGGAATGATCGGGTCCGGTATCGCAGGTATACTGCTCACCGTAAATCATGTGATGGCTTCTTCCATTGGTGTGGGAGGGCTTCCAGGCTTCTTGTCTATTTTCCCAAACAACTGGGGTGTATTCTTCATTGGGATGGCGATCGTATTGATTGTACCGTTCACTTTAACCTTTATGTATGGGAAACTGCTAAATAAGCGCCGTCAGACTCCAGCTACACCAGCTAACGACTCCGTACGGAAAGATTCGGGCCGTCGATATTCTGCACTGGATGTGCTTGAAGTAAAGACTCCGGTACTGGGACATGTTGTGCCATTGGAGCAGGTTCCTGATCCGGCTTTTGCCGAACGGCAGATGGGGCACGGTATCGCAGTGGAACCGAAGGATGGCAAGATTCTTGCCCCTTTCAGCGGAAAAGTTATTCATATCATGATGAAAAGCAAGCATGCCTTGATTTTGGAACATCCGACAGGTGTACAGATTCTGGTACATGTGGGGATCAATACGGTGTCGCTGAAGGGTGAGGGATTCACCATACATGTGGAGACAGATCAAACTGTGAAGCAAGGACAACTATTGATGGAATTTGACCGTGATCTGATTCAGAAATCCGGATATCCCATCATTACACCAGTCATTGTCCCGGATGGTCAGAGTATGATTAAATCGGTTGAAGAACTGCCAGGTGAGGCAGACGATTTGCAGTATACCTTAATGAGAATTCATTTGAATTCTTCATCAGGTCATAGGAACTAATTCAGATTCAATTCGCACAGTCTATTATAGTGAACAGGGAAGTGAAAGAATGCTACAATGAACGTGGTGATGAAAATTGACAAAGAATATATTTTTGCAAATTTATCAGGATTATTCGGGACAGATCCAGACAGGCGAATTGGCTCCAGGCACGAAAATGCCATCTGAAAATGAAATGGCCCGGGAGTATAATACTTCTCGCGAAACCGTACGTAAGGCACTCCACTTGCTTGCACAAAATGGGTATATCCATAAAATAAAAGCTAAAGGCTCTTTTGTTCTGGATATGGGGCGGATGGATTTTCCTATAGGAGGACTGGTCAGTTTCAAGGAAATGTCCGAACGGATTGGGCGTACATCACGAACAGTTGTACATGAAAATCAACTACTTCCAGTTCCAGATGACATAGCCAATCATCTTGAGATTGATAAAGACAAGTATTTGGTCTGGAAAGTCGTTCGTGCACGTGAAATTGAAGGTGAATGCGTCATACTGGATAAAGATTACTTTCGATCAGACATTGTACCTGTGCTTACTGAGGAAATTAGTCGTGGATCCATCTACGAATATTTGGAGGGAGAGCTCCATCTTCAAATCAGTTATGCCAAAAAAGTCGTTTCCGTAGAAAATGCAGACGAAGAAGATCATAGGCTGATGGACCTTCAGAATTACACTCATGTGGTTGTAGTACGTAACTATGTTTATCTGGAGGACACCACATTGTTCCAATATACTGAATCAAGGCATCGGCTGGACAAATTCCAATTTGTCGACTTCGCCAGACGTTCCCACGGTGGAGACAAGAGAGCAGATTTTTTGAATAACGATCAATAATATAGTTATAAGAAACCCCGTCTTTTAAGACGAGGGTTTCTTTTTTACCTTGGATGCAACTGCTGAGCAGCTTGTATACTGGCATTTGAGGGATTTGAATTTGCGTTTTATCCAAAAGCTGTTTATAGAATATTAAAAGGTTATATACTGTTTTAGAATACAATTCCATGATCAATACAATGGGAATGAGGTGTATGTTATTTATGTATAGAGTAGCTATTTGCGATGATGAGCACAAGCAGAGAGAACTTGTTAAAAATATGCTGATTACTTTGTCGATAAAGACCAGTATAGAATTTAAAGTTGAATTATTCGACTCAGGAGAACAGCTAGTATCTCATTATCAAAACCATGAGTCTCCATTCCATATCTTAATATTAGATGTTGAAATGAGTGGCATGAACGGAATCCAAACCGCCCAAAAAATAAGGAGTTTAAATCACCTGGATGAACAGATTGTTTTTTTAACGAGCTACCCTGAATATATGGTGGAAAGTTTTGACGTAGTCACATTTCAGTATTTAATAAAACCGATTGCTCCCCATATCTTTGAGGAAAAAATGATAAAGCTGTGTCAATATTTTCAATCTCTCGATAAAAAATTCGTTATCATCAAGTCAGCTTATGAGGAAGTGCTTTTAAAATATGATGATATCATTAGTATTGAAGTGGTCAAAAGCTTAACCATAAAAAATAAACTGCATTTTGTAACCTCTACTCAAATCTATGATAGCAAAGGGATTCTTTCGGACTATGCTTCAGCATTAAAAGGACATAATTTTCTACAAATTCATCGTTCGATTATTATAAACTTAATTCATGTGAAAAAATTTGCTGGCGGTGATGTTTTGATGTCAAATGATGCGAAGTTACCTATTGGGCGTTCTAAAATAAAAGA
The Paenibacillus peoriae DNA segment above includes these coding regions:
- the treP gene encoding PTS system trehalose-specific EIIBC component — translated: MAIERSQVEDIIKAVGGKDNIEASTHCVTRLRFALYDDKLVDKDALEQNDLVKGQFSSQGQYQVVIGPGLVDKVYNEMISITGGSRASKDDVKNAASKKQNPIQRAIKTLADIFIPILPAIVTAGLLLGINNILTGKGIFFEGMALVQVYPQWTDFAAIINTIASTAFTFLPALIGWSAVVRFGGSPLLGIVLGLILVHPDLLSAYGYADAVTKGTVPVWNLFGWEVNKIGYQGQVLPVLVSAYVLAQIEKFLNKKIADSFKLLLVAPITLLITGFLAFTVIGPVTFMIGNAITSGLVYVFDWAPAVGGLIYGGLYSLLVITGMHHTFLAVDVQLIGTQGGTFLWPMLALSNIAQGAGALAMMLVLKEQKGKGLALTSSVSAFLGVTEPAIFGVNIRYKYPFVFGMIGSGIAGILLTVNHVMASSIGVGGLPGFLSIFPNNWGVFFIGMAIVLIVPFTLTFMYGKLLNKRRQTPATPANDSVRKDSGRRYSALDVLEVKTPVLGHVVPLEQVPDPAFAERQMGHGIAVEPKDGKILAPFSGKVIHIMMKSKHALILEHPTGVQILVHVGINTVSLKGEGFTIHVETDQTVKQGQLLMEFDRDLIQKSGYPIITPVIVPDGQSMIKSVEELPGEADDLQYTLMRIHLNSSSGHRN
- the treR gene encoding trehalose operon repressor, with the protein product MTKNIFLQIYQDYSGQIQTGELAPGTKMPSENEMAREYNTSRETVRKALHLLAQNGYIHKIKAKGSFVLDMGRMDFPIGGLVSFKEMSERIGRTSRTVVHENQLLPVPDDIANHLEIDKDKYLVWKVVRAREIEGECVILDKDYFRSDIVPVLTEEISRGSIYEYLEGELHLQISYAKKVVSVENADEEDHRLMDLQNYTHVVVVRNYVYLEDTTLFQYTESRHRLDKFQFVDFARRSHGGDKRADFLNNDQ
- a CDS encoding LytR/AlgR family response regulator transcription factor; translated protein: MYRVAICDDEHKQRELVKNMLITLSIKTSIEFKVELFDSGEQLVSHYQNHESPFHILILDVEMSGMNGIQTAQKIRSLNHLDEQIVFLTSYPEYMVESFDVVTFQYLIKPIAPHIFEEKMIKLCQYFQSLDKKFVIIKSAYEEVLLKYDDIISIEVVKSLTIKNKLHFVTSTQIYDSKGILSDYASALKGHNFLQIHRSIIINLIHVKKFAGGDVLMSNDAKLPIGRSKIKEVKDLYTKFMIMKMH